The region CCCGTTGGGGCTGGTCACCAGATTGGTCCAGCAGGGCAGGAATCTTGGAATTGGGGTTGAGAGAAACGAAGTCCGAACCGAACTGGTCGCCCTCCATGATGCTAATTTGATAGAGGTCGTAGTCAGCTGCCAGACCCAGCTCTTTCAATTCTTCCAAGAGGATGGTCACCTTGACCCCGTTTGGCGTCCCCATAGAGTAGAGCTGGAAGGGCTGGTCACCCTTGGGCAGGACTTGCTCAAAACGAGCCCCTGCTGTTGGCAGGTTAATGCCAGTGAATTTTCCTTGGGAGCTGCTTTGGTCGCTCCAGACGGTTGGTGGTTGGTAGGTCATATAATGCTCCTTTATCATAATCTAGTGCTAAAATCATAGCAAAAATTAGTGATTTTTTCAAGAAAATCTGATTTTTGCCGAAAAGTCCTTGACAACCAACTTGCTTTTGGTAAAATGATAAGAAATTAAATGAAAACGGAGATATAAAAATGAAAGAAAGAATTAAAATGTTACCAAAAACCGAACTACATTGTCATTTAGATGGTTCTTTATCCCTAAAGGCTGTCCGACGATTGGCTGAATTGGCTAATATCGAGTTGCCAGCTAAGAATGAGGACTTAACTCAGCTGGTGACCGCACCTCAGGAAGTCCAAGACTTGACTGATTACCTTAAAACCTTTGACTTTATTCGCCCCCTCTTGCAGACTGAGGAATCCTTGCGTCTAGCAGCCTACGATGTGGCGGAGCAGATGGCAGCAGACGGTGTCATCTACGGTGAGATTCGTTTTGCTCCTGAACTATCTATGGATAAGGGCTTGACAGCGGTTGAAGTGGTGGAGGCAGTCCTTGATGGCTTGGCGGCGGCTGAACAAGATTTTGATATTGTGGTGCGTGCCTTGGTGTGTGGCATGCGGTCGGCTGACCAAAGCCTGGCTAAATCCATTTTTAAGGCCGTTGCCCACCTCGCCCCCAAAGGCTTGGTCGGATTTGACTTCGCTGGAGATGAAGCTAACAACCCAACAGCTATCCTAGCGGACACTATACAGGAAATCCAAGAACTAGGCTTGCCCTTTACCCTCCACGCTGGCGAATGCAATTGTCCGCAAAATCTGTCGGATGGTTTAGACCTTGGGATTAAGCGTTTTGGTCATAGCACTGCCCTTTACAAGGATGACGCCCTGATGGATAGGGCAATCGCAGAAGGGGCGACCTTTGAATTGTGCCTGACCAGCAACCTCCATACTAAGGCGATTCC is a window of bacterium DNA encoding:
- the add gene encoding adenosine deaminase, with amino-acid sequence MKERIKMLPKTELHCHLDGSLSLKAVRRLAELANIELPAKNEDLTQLVTAPQEVQDLTDYLKTFDFIRPLLQTEESLRLAAYDVAEQMAADGVIYGEIRFAPELSMDKGLTAVEVVEAVLDGLAAAEQDFDIVVRALVCGMRSADQSLAKSIFKAVAHLAPKGLVGFDFAGDEANNPTAILADTIQEIQELGLPFTLHAGECNCPQNLSDGLDLGIKRFGHSTALYKDDALMDRAIAEGATFELCLTSNLHTKAIPHLRDWPYPKLYAKGGQITINTDNRTVSTTNLNKEYQLLHEHYGTTLEDFQTFNEHAIRASFVTEEEKALLLEKLRQGYARVSK